Proteins co-encoded in one Raphanus sativus cultivar WK10039 unplaced genomic scaffold, ASM80110v3 Scaffold0208, whole genome shotgun sequence genomic window:
- the LOC130501470 gene encoding lysM domain receptor-like kinase 3 gives MTDAKKAKMCPHRLAISAVWPCTALRCRIDCKKNYPPTGTGLCSAEEGFCDCQGPYIRFGLAKLVDKTGENEISVTKVVGTYGYLAPKYLSDGRATSKSDVYAFGMLAALKNSPNSMNMFSLKEIVDPNMMDLYLHDCLFKIAMLAKQCVDDDPILRPNMKQVVISLSQILLCSIRWEATLA, from the exons ATGACAGATGCGAAGAAAGCAAAAATGTGTCCTCATAGACTCGCAATTAGCGCAGTATGGCCTTGCACTGCGTTACGATGTCGAATTGATTGTAAAAAGAATTACCCACCTACTGGTACTGGTCTTTGTTCGGCTGAGGAAGGATTTTGCGACTGCCAGGGTCCTT ATATCAGATTTGGACTTGCAAAACTAGTTGATAAAACTGGAGAGAATGAAATTTCTGTTACTAAAGTTGTTGGTACATATGGTTATCTTGCACCAAA ATATCTAAGTGATGGCCGTGCCACCTCGAAAAGCGATGTTTACGCCTTTGGT atgTTAGCGGCTCTTAAGAACTCACCAAACTCTATGAACATGTTTAGTTTGAAGGAGATTGTCGATCCCAACATGATGGATTTGTACCTGCATGACTGTTTGTTCAAG ATTGCAATGTTGGCAAAGCAATGTGTGGATGATGATCCTATTCTAAGACCAAACATGAAGCAAGTGGTTATATCGCTTTCACAGATACTCTTGTGTTCCATTAGATGGGAAGCAACCCTTGCTTGA